The Anaerolineae bacterium genome includes a window with the following:
- a CDS encoding CBS and ACT domain-containing protein — protein MLVKGWMSSDVVSVEEETSMMKASVLMKENNIRRLPVVRKGKLVGIVTDTDLKEASPSKATTLDIYEISYLLSEIKVKKLMTKDVIYVRPDETIELAAVLMLENKISGLPVVNDQHNLIGVITQTDVFKALIHITGVYSGDIQFALCLKDKPGSVHETADVIRGMGGRLVSILTSYDLADKGYRNVYFRIQHMEQEQLAKLVDILEEKFTVLYTVKESLKKLADRRMHED, from the coding sequence ATGTTAGTTAAGGGATGGATGTCAAGCGATGTAGTTTCGGTCGAAGAAGAGACTTCTATGATGAAGGCTTCCGTCCTTATGAAGGAGAACAATATTCGTCGTCTTCCTGTAGTCAGAAAAGGAAAATTGGTTGGGATTGTTACCGATACGGACTTAAAAGAGGCTTCTCCATCAAAGGCGACCACTCTGGATATCTATGAAATAAGTTATCTGCTATCTGAGATTAAAGTCAAAAAATTGATGACAAAAGATGTAATTTATGTGAGACCTGATGAGACAATTGAACTCGCAGCGGTCTTGATGCTCGAAAACAAGATTTCAGGACTTCCGGTAGTAAATGATCAACACAATTTAATCGGCGTTATTACCCAAACAGATGTATTTAAAGCTTTAATCCATATTACCGGAGTATACAGCGGCGATATCCAGTTTGCTCTCTGCCTGAAAGATAAACCCGGATCAGTGCATGAAACCGCAGATGTTATTCGCGGTATGGGCGGTCGTCTTGTGAGTATACTTACAAGCTATGACCTGGCGGATAAAGGGTACAGAAATGTCTATTTTCGCATTCAGCATATGGAACAGGAACAGCTGGCAAAACTAGTCGATATTTTGGAAGAGAAATTTACAGTACTATATACAGTCAAAGAATCTTTGAAAAAACTTGCAGACAGGCGGATGCATGAAGATTAA
- a CDS encoding ASKHA domain-containing protein: protein MKTNKNNTGWIRHVSITPPTLQNNTADADRLIGELKSKLDTDAVDIDLYLLKRLPDLLRRCEYNVDCILFKDRKRWLVTGITHPQDTSPIYGLAVDLGTTRIVLRLIDLSTGRIPAETSFDNPQISAGPDILTRIHFADQDGGLNRLNKMIIDGLNRMIIKLCDSCKIKPHNIYSLSVAGNTAMTHLFMGLSPHWIIREPYIPVINRPGLVKAEELGIKVNPAARVLIFPNVGSYFGGDLIAGILFSGLNKTEDTAILVDVGTNAEVVLGNRHWLIACAGAAGPALECGVTGIGMMAGPGVVDRVAIDHDTYNIQLHTIDNMPPKGICGSGLIDLAAHLFLCGMIDIKGKILPSICGSILKEKEGIRHLVVVPAIDSATGSDLTISQAEIDILIRSKAAMYTILETVTSSVGISFNDLSTFYVAGTFGSFINPRSAISIGMLPDLPIDRYKSLGNSSIGGATMALTSSECLDEIDKIRDSVTYLELNVNQEFMNRFSAAGFLPHTDPSLFRSVKVCARISPPHKPLAAG, encoded by the coding sequence TTGAAGACGAATAAAAACAACACCGGCTGGATAAGACATGTTTCTATCACTCCCCCGACTCTGCAAAACAATACCGCAGATGCTGATCGGCTTATAGGAGAATTAAAAAGCAAACTTGATACCGATGCCGTTGATATAGACCTTTACTTATTAAAAAGGTTGCCGGATCTTTTAAGGAGATGCGAATACAATGTCGACTGCATCCTTTTCAAGGATCGGAAAAGGTGGCTTGTTACAGGTATTACGCATCCGCAGGATACAAGTCCCATATACGGCCTGGCCGTTGATCTCGGCACCACCAGAATTGTCTTGCGCCTTATAGATCTTTCAACAGGCCGGATTCCGGCAGAAACATCTTTTGACAATCCTCAAATATCAGCAGGACCCGACATACTGACAAGGATACACTTTGCAGACCAGGATGGAGGGCTGAACAGGCTCAACAAAATGATTATCGACGGCCTTAACCGAATGATCATAAAATTGTGCGATTCCTGTAAAATAAAGCCACATAACATATACTCCCTTTCTGTGGCCGGCAATACAGCCATGACCCATCTCTTCATGGGTCTTAGTCCTCACTGGATAATACGTGAGCCATATATTCCGGTTATAAACAGACCCGGACTTGTAAAGGCTGAAGAGCTGGGAATCAAGGTTAATCCTGCGGCCAGAGTTCTGATCTTTCCAAATGTCGGCAGCTACTTTGGTGGAGACCTGATCGCAGGAATTCTGTTTTCCGGCTTAAACAAAACAGAGGATACGGCTATTCTGGTTGACGTTGGGACAAATGCAGAGGTTGTATTAGGAAATAGACACTGGCTTATTGCCTGTGCCGGAGCAGCCGGGCCTGCCCTGGAATGCGGAGTAACAGGGATTGGCATGATGGCGGGCCCAGGGGTGGTTGATCGGGTTGCGATTGATCATGATACTTATAATATTCAATTGCATACCATTGACAATATGCCGCCTAAAGGGATTTGCGGTTCAGGTCTGATAGACCTTGCAGCCCACCTTTTTCTTTGTGGCATGATCGACATCAAGGGCAAGATACTGCCGTCGATATGCGGCAGCATATTAAAGGAGAAAGAAGGTATCAGGCATCTTGTGGTAGTACCTGCAATAGATTCCGCCACAGGGTCTGACCTTACTATAAGTCAGGCAGAGATTGACATCCTTATCAGATCCAAGGCTGCCATGTATACAATACTTGAAACTGTTACATCTTCTGTTGGAATCTCTTTTAATGATCTTTCGACATTTTATGTGGCAGGCACCTTTGGATCTTTTATCAATCCCAGGTCTGCCATCTCTATTGGAATGCTTCCTGATTTGCCGATTGACCGTTATAAATCACTGGGCAACAGCTCTATTGGCGGAGCAACCATGGCGCTTACATCGAGTGAGTGTTTAGATGAGATCGATAAGATCAGAGACAGCGTTACCTATCTTGAATTAAATGTAAATCAGGAATTCATGAACAGATTCAGCGCTGCCGGATTTCTACCCCATACTGATCCCTCGCTTTTTCGCTCGGTGAAGGTGTGTGCCCGCATCTCCCCTCCGCACAAGCCTTTAGCGGCAGGATAA
- the folD gene encoding bifunctional methylenetetrahydrofolate dehydrogenase/methenyltetrahydrofolate cyclohydrolase FolD, translating to MSAKIISGTEIAKQIREELKKEIKELKEKHGVTPGLATVLVGNDPASKVYVGQKEKSCSNLGIYSERIDLPGDISEQELLSQIEKLNKDPRIHGILIQLPLPKQINESRVIYAIDPAKDVDGFHPVNVGKMVVGEKCFLPCTPHGILELLARSGVQTEGAEVVVIGRSNIVGKPVLNLMLQKRPAGNATVTLCHTRTKDLAFHTKRADILIVATGYPKTVTGDMVKEGVVVIDVGVNRIGKTPEGKAILVGDVDFESVKEKAAAITPVPGGVGPMTIVMLMKNTVESAKNTI from the coding sequence ATGTCTGCAAAGATCATCAGCGGCACTGAGATTGCCAAACAGATACGGGAAGAACTGAAAAAAGAGATAAAGGAATTAAAGGAAAAACATGGTGTAACTCCGGGGTTGGCTACAGTTCTTGTAGGCAACGATCCAGCCTCCAAGGTATATGTAGGGCAAAAGGAGAAGTCGTGCAGCAATTTGGGGATATATTCGGAAAGAATCGATTTGCCTGGAGATATCTCGGAGCAAGAGCTTCTCTCGCAAATTGAGAAATTGAACAAGGACCCGCGGATTCACGGGATATTGATTCAGCTCCCTCTTCCGAAACAGATCAATGAATCCCGTGTTATATATGCCATTGATCCTGCTAAAGACGTGGATGGTTTCCATCCTGTAAATGTTGGGAAGATGGTGGTCGGAGAAAAGTGTTTTCTCCCCTGCACCCCTCATGGAATACTGGAGCTTCTGGCCCGTTCCGGTGTGCAAACAGAAGGCGCCGAGGTCGTGGTTATCGGCAGGAGCAACATTGTTGGGAAACCTGTCCTTAATCTGATGCTCCAAAAACGACCTGCAGGCAATGCAACGGTAACGCTGTGCCATACAAGAACAAAAGACCTGGCCTTCCACACAAAGCGGGCAGACATCCTGATAGTAGCTACCGGTTATCCCAAGACAGTTACAGGGGACATGGTAAAAGAAGGGGTTGTGGTTATCGATGTGGGGGTAAACCGGATAGGAAAGACCCCGGAAGGAAAGGCGATTCTGGTTGGTGATGTGGACTTTGAAAGTGTAAAAGAAAAAGCCGCTGCTATTACACCTGTACCAGGTGGCGTAGGTCCCATGACGATAGTCATGCTGATGAAGAATACGGTTGAATCCGCAAAGAATACAATATAA
- the cooS gene encoding anaerobic carbon-monoxide dehydrogenase catalytic subunit, whose protein sequence is MGSRRSPIGTAPRCLGIDCEGSTCVAEQAEGKGVVTYMQRVNNRTIEPCLFGKGGTCCRICSFGPCMMIDDVPTSIGICGATPATVAARNFCRMVAGGASAHMDHALETTMAFLAAARGESEYKIKDEKKLCALAEVFDIKTENRSTKDIAIELGEKALAEFGKQEGGLYCIRRAPEKQQQIWKKNGVVPRGIQREVVEMMHRTHMGTDQDYRNLILQATRCALADGWAGSMISTELQDIMFGTPTPTRSLVNLGVLSKDEVNVVVHGHEPILSEAMVLVAEEPEMIEAAKKAGAKGINLVGVCCTGNEILMRHGIPVAGSFIQQEIVLATGAVEVMVVDVQCVMQSLPAVAKCFHTEVITTSDRAKIPGAKHIEVHHHNALKAARQIVQRAIDLYPKRGEINIPSHKMDVVAGFSHETINHMLGGTFRASYRPLNDNIINGRIRGLGAVVGCDSARVRSGYMHTTVVKELIANDVLVLTTGCAATACGREGLLRPEAASLAGPGLREVCETVGMPPVLHMGSCVDNSRILIAATQIVREGGLGDDISQIPAAGCAPEWMSEKAIAIGQYFVASGVFVVFGRTFPTTGSKVVTDFLFREMEELYGGMWAVESDPIKMARMMIERIEKGRDALGIQEKKKRVLFDMAMRREL, encoded by the coding sequence ATGGGATCAAGAAGATCTCCTATAGGCACGGCGCCTCGCTGTCTAGGCATTGATTGTGAAGGAAGCACCTGTGTTGCAGAACAGGCCGAGGGCAAGGGTGTTGTTACTTACATGCAACGGGTGAACAATCGCACTATTGAGCCTTGCCTTTTCGGCAAGGGCGGGACGTGTTGTCGTATTTGTTCCTTTGGTCCGTGCATGATGATCGATGATGTTCCAACATCGATTGGAATCTGCGGGGCCACTCCAGCTACTGTGGCGGCGCGTAATTTTTGCCGTATGGTTGCAGGAGGAGCTTCCGCTCACATGGACCACGCCCTTGAGACAACAATGGCATTTCTGGCCGCGGCCAGGGGAGAATCCGAGTATAAAATCAAGGATGAAAAGAAGCTTTGCGCGCTGGCAGAGGTCTTTGATATAAAGACCGAAAACCGGAGCACTAAAGATATTGCTATCGAGCTTGGTGAAAAGGCATTGGCTGAATTCGGAAAGCAGGAAGGAGGCCTCTACTGCATACGTCGGGCCCCTGAAAAGCAGCAGCAAATATGGAAGAAAAATGGGGTTGTCCCGCGTGGCATACAGCGGGAAGTAGTAGAGATGATGCATCGGACCCATATGGGGACCGACCAGGATTATCGCAACCTGATTCTTCAGGCCACCAGGTGCGCCCTGGCAGACGGCTGGGCCGGCTCCATGATATCTACCGAACTTCAGGACATCATGTTCGGAACCCCTACTCCGACTCGATCGCTGGTAAATCTCGGCGTCCTTTCCAAAGACGAGGTCAACGTGGTTGTACACGGTCACGAACCTATCCTGTCTGAGGCCATGGTATTGGTTGCCGAGGAACCGGAGATGATAGAGGCAGCCAAAAAGGCAGGGGCAAAGGGGATCAATCTGGTTGGTGTATGCTGTACCGGCAATGAGATTCTCATGCGTCACGGGATTCCTGTTGCAGGGAGCTTTATCCAGCAGGAGATCGTACTTGCAACAGGCGCTGTAGAGGTAATGGTAGTAGATGTTCAGTGCGTCATGCAGTCTCTTCCTGCTGTGGCCAAGTGTTTCCACACCGAGGTTATTACCACGTCTGACCGGGCAAAAATCCCTGGCGCAAAACATATAGAAGTACATCATCACAATGCATTGAAGGCGGCAAGGCAGATAGTCCAACGCGCTATTGACCTGTATCCGAAGCGCGGGGAGATCAATATCCCCAGTCATAAGATGGATGTTGTGGCGGGATTCAGCCACGAAACCATAAATCACATGCTTGGCGGAACGTTTCGCGCCTCGTACAGGCCTTTAAATGACAATATAATTAACGGCCGCATAAGGGGTTTGGGAGCTGTTGTTGGTTGCGACAGCGCTCGTGTTCGCTCCGGTTACATGCATACTACAGTGGTCAAGGAGTTGATAGCCAACGATGTTCTGGTTCTTACGACGGGCTGCGCTGCCACAGCCTGTGGTCGTGAGGGGCTGCTTAGGCCGGAAGCTGCCAGTTTAGCGGGGCCGGGTCTCAGAGAGGTATGTGAAACAGTCGGTATGCCGCCGGTATTGCACATGGGCTCGTGCGTGGATAACAGCCGGATATTAATCGCTGCAACGCAGATTGTCCGTGAGGGGGGGCTTGGTGACGATATTTCACAGATACCTGCGGCAGGTTGCGCACCAGAGTGGATGAGCGAAAAGGCCATAGCAATTGGACAATATTTTGTGGCAAGCGGCGTTTTTGTTGTATTCGGCAGAACCTTTCCAACGACCGGAAGCAAGGTTGTGACCGATTTTCTATTCAGGGAAATGGAAGAGCTGTACGGCGGAATGTGGGCGGTTGAATCCGATCCGATAAAGATGGCAAGAATGATGATTGAGCGTATAGAAAAAGGCAGAGATGCTCTCGGTATCCAGGAGAAAAAGAAAAGAGTCCTATTTGACATGGCTATGAGGCGTGAGCTGTAA
- a CDS encoding carbon monoxide dehydrogenase accessory protein CooC, whose product MKIAITGKGGVGKTTLAGTLARLFAADGFAVLAIDADPDMNLASAIGIKNPPVPLTEHKKLIEERAGTGIGGIFKLNPKVDDIACRFGVTEHGVSMLTMGTIDKGGSGCMCPASSLLRALLRHVLLKEQSIVILDMEAGIEHLGRGTASGVDLMIVVVEPGTRSIETAARIRKLSKKIGIGRLSAVINRASERDIGAISENLDRLGISVIGAIPYDNNLIQADINEQSPFDVGGDAVSAIKRIKDAIIAST is encoded by the coding sequence ATGAAAATCGCAATCACAGGCAAAGGCGGTGTCGGCAAGACCACACTCGCGGGCACGCTTGCCCGCCTTTTCGCAGCGGACGGCTTTGCAGTTCTTGCAATCGATGCCGATCCTGACATGAACCTGGCATCTGCCATCGGCATTAAAAACCCACCGGTTCCACTCACCGAACATAAAAAACTAATCGAAGAACGTGCAGGCACAGGCATAGGGGGTATCTTCAAGCTGAACCCAAAGGTAGATGACATTGCTTGTCGATTTGGTGTAACCGAACATGGTGTTTCAATGCTGACCATGGGAACTATCGACAAGGGAGGGTCGGGATGCATGTGTCCCGCATCCTCGCTGCTGCGTGCGTTGCTGCGCCATGTGCTGCTTAAGGAACAGAGCATTGTGATCCTTGATATGGAGGCCGGCATTGAGCATCTCGGACGCGGAACCGCCAGCGGTGTTGATCTGATGATCGTGGTGGTCGAGCCTGGAACCAGATCAATCGAGACAGCGGCGCGGATACGGAAATTAAGTAAAAAGATCGGAATCGGAAGATTGTCTGCCGTAATCAACAGAGCAAGCGAGCGCGATATCGGCGCAATCAGCGAGAATCTGGACAGACTCGGAATATCCGTGATCGGCGCAATTCCGTATGATAATAATCTGATACAGGCGGATATCAATGAGCAGTCGCCGTTTGATGTTGGTGGCGATGCAGTTTCGGCGATCAAAAGAATAAAGGATGCAATTATAGCGTCGACATAA
- a CDS encoding D-alanyl-D-alanine carboxypeptidase, which yields MKPSLSSAWILLFFCFLHFGQPENLWAKNQYAQNNHPAKRSISKALQALQHDIGSNDAVLVANQQGKIIFSKNAEKPLIPASTLKILTSLVALHYLGPDYRFTTEFYMDAKANLKIKGYGDPLLISEVLTEISKSLSTDLSIKTQKINDLVLDDSYFTKKLIIPGKTESLEPYDAPNGALCVNFNTVYFKQLKDGSFISAEPQTPLLPIAFKRIKQSGLKKERIVLTHAENEITLYAGHLFQYFLNKEGIKIKGKIRLGKVRKDKDKLIYQYTSQFTLKQIIPKLLEHSNNFMANQILIATGAKVFGPPGTLAKGILAASTYVKNVLNIDNICLVEGSGISKKNRISAKNLAEIIKQFEPYYNLMRRSNREYYKSGTLKGITTRIGYIENKKGEVYRFAVMLNSPGKSMQNIMDSVHQIVDYESYAFVPPLP from the coding sequence TTGAAACCTTCCTTATCATCTGCCTGGATCTTATTGTTTTTCTGTTTCTTGCATTTCGGGCAACCGGAAAATTTATGGGCAAAAAATCAATATGCTCAAAACAATCATCCGGCAAAGCGCTCTATAAGCAAGGCGCTTCAAGCCCTGCAACATGACATAGGCAGTAATGATGCTGTGCTTGTCGCAAACCAGCAAGGCAAAATTATTTTTTCCAAAAATGCCGAAAAGCCCCTGATTCCCGCTTCCACCCTGAAAATACTGACATCTCTTGTGGCGCTTCATTATTTAGGCCCTGATTACAGATTCACAACTGAATTCTACATGGATGCAAAGGCAAATCTGAAAATAAAGGGCTACGGCGATCCGCTTTTGATATCAGAAGTCTTAACGGAAATATCAAAATCCTTAAGCACCGACCTTTCAATAAAGACTCAAAAAATCAACGATCTTGTTTTAGATGACTCATATTTTACAAAAAAGCTAATAATCCCCGGGAAAACAGAATCATTAGAGCCGTATGATGCGCCAAACGGCGCCTTGTGCGTCAATTTTAACACTGTTTATTTTAAACAGCTTAAAGACGGCTCCTTTATCAGCGCTGAGCCTCAGACACCTCTTTTGCCGATCGCTTTTAAAAGGATTAAACAATCCGGCCTCAAAAAGGAAAGAATAGTGCTTACTCATGCTGAAAATGAAATTACACTCTATGCCGGACATCTTTTTCAATATTTCCTGAATAAGGAAGGAATCAAAATAAAGGGGAAGATAAGATTAGGAAAGGTTCGGAAAGACAAAGATAAACTAATTTATCAATATACTTCACAATTTACCTTAAAACAGATAATACCAAAACTACTTGAGCATTCAAACAACTTTATGGCAAACCAGATATTAATTGCGACAGGGGCAAAGGTTTTCGGTCCTCCTGGAACACTGGCCAAAGGGATACTCGCGGCATCAACTTATGTAAAAAACGTGCTTAATATAGACAACATTTGCCTTGTTGAAGGCTCTGGAATATCTAAAAAAAACAGGATTTCCGCAAAGAATCTGGCTGAAATTATCAAACAATTTGAACCATACTACAATTTAATGCGCCGCTCAAACAGAGAGTATTATAAATCAGGAACATTAAAGGGCATAACAACAAGGATAGGCTATATTGAAAATAAAAAAGGGGAAGTGTATCGCTTTGCAGTAATGCTGAACTCGCCCGGCAAATCAATGCAAAACATTATGGACAGTGTTCATCAGATAGTTGATTATGAGAGCTATGCCTTCGTTCCCCCGCTCCCTTAG
- a CDS encoding IMP cyclohydrolase yields the protein MAEDLKKIYKTIMDDHFTPNMEISFVDKDKRQTLFYEKVTWTIDNVEKGLRYGENPGQEAALYKLVNGNLILAETEIIQPGQYLVSDIELLQSGKHPGKTNLTDADNSLNILRYFKDKPTVVIVKHNNPCGVAQSDTLEDAYIKANMADRVAAFGGCIAVNRAVDKATAEAINRQYAEVVVAPDFEAGVMDIFAKKKNLRVVRIGNIDRLTDFVGQRFVEFKSLIDGGIVAQWSFVPAARTKDDLKIAECEYKGKNYKVNREPTEKEYNDMLFGWLVESGVTSNSVIFVKDLVTVGVGTGEQDRVGVAEIARDKAYRKLADRYCFEMYQIPYNELKDKDKKEEIDSRVADEKGGLIGSAMVSDAFFPFRDGVEVGLNEGISAVIQPGGSNNDYQSIEACNELDVTMVYTGQRSFKH from the coding sequence ATGGCTGAAGATCTAAAGAAAATATATAAAACAATCATGGATGACCATTTTACGCCGAATATGGAAATCAGCTTTGTGGACAAAGATAAAAGGCAGACTCTTTTTTATGAAAAAGTTACCTGGACTATAGATAATGTTGAAAAAGGCTTAAGATACGGTGAAAATCCAGGACAGGAAGCCGCACTTTACAAACTTGTTAATGGGAATCTGATCCTTGCAGAAACAGAAATTATACAGCCCGGCCAGTATCTGGTGTCGGATATTGAGCTTTTGCAGTCAGGCAAGCATCCCGGCAAGACAAATTTAACCGATGCCGATAATTCCCTTAATATCCTGAGATATTTTAAAGACAAACCCACTGTGGTAATTGTAAAGCACAACAATCCATGCGGGGTCGCCCAGTCTGATACACTTGAGGATGCCTATATTAAGGCTAATATGGCAGACAGAGTTGCTGCATTTGGTGGTTGTATCGCTGTAAACAGGGCTGTTGATAAAGCAACGGCAGAAGCGATTAACAGGCAATATGCTGAAGTTGTGGTAGCTCCTGACTTTGAAGCCGGGGTTATGGATATTTTTGCAAAGAAGAAAAACCTCAGGGTAGTAAGAATAGGAAATATAGACAGATTAACAGATTTTGTCGGGCAGAGATTTGTAGAATTCAAAAGTCTTATTGATGGCGGTATTGTTGCCCAGTGGTCTTTTGTACCCGCTGCCCGGACGAAAGATGATCTTAAGATAGCTGAGTGTGAATACAAAGGGAAAAATTACAAAGTTAACCGGGAGCCGACAGAGAAGGAATATAATGATATGCTGTTTGGATGGCTGGTTGAGTCAGGAGTTACATCTAACTCGGTTATTTTTGTAAAGGATCTGGTAACAGTTGGTGTTGGCACAGGAGAACAGGACAGGGTAGGGGTTGCCGAGATAGCCAGAGATAAAGCATATCGAAAGCTTGCCGACCGTTACTGTTTTGAGATGTATCAAATTCCTTATAATGAATTAAAAGACAAGGATAAAAAGGAAGAGATTGACAGCAGAGTCGCAGACGAGAAGGGCGGGCTGATCGGTTCTGCAATGGTTAGTGATGCATTTTTCCCGTTCAGGGATGGTGTTGAAGTCGGCCTGAATGAAGGTATTTCCGCTGTGATTCAGCCTGGCGGTTCTAATAATGACTATCAGTCGATTGAGGCATGCAATGAGTTAGATGTTACAATGGTATATACGGGACAAAGGAGTTTTAAGCACTAA
- a CDS encoding formate--tetrahydrofolate ligase: MALDPTRYKDWEVAEHAEKSMKTVYQLGEELGLEKEELLPHGHYVAKIDFAKVLKRLKDKPDGKYIDVTAITPTPLGEGKSTSAMGLVSGLGKRGKRVVGAIRQPSGGPTMNIKGSAAGGGLAQCIPLAPFSLGLTGDINAIMNAHNLAMVALTARMQHENNYSDEILAEKNLKRLDINPKNVEMGWIIDFCAQSLRNIIIGLGGKMDGFPMQSKFGIAVSSEIMAILAVATDLKDMRERMGKIVVAYNKKGEPVTTADLEVDGAMTAWMVEALNPNLLQTLEGQPVFVHAGPFANIAIGQSSIIADRVGLKLADYNVTESGFGADIGFEKFWNLKCRFSGLKPHCAVLVATIRALKCHGGGPPLPPGKSMDPAYLEEHVDWVEKGCENLVHHIKTVKKAGINPVVCINSFYTDTKDEIAAVRRSAEAAGARVAISEHWLKGGDGALEFADAVVDACEEENDFHFLYDIETPLRAKIELIAKEVYGADGVSYTPEAESKAKRIEQDPELANLGTCMVKTHLSLSHDPAKKGVPTEWTLPVRDILTYKGAGFVVPVAGAISLMPGTASDPAYRRVDVDVETGKVKGLF, from the coding sequence ATGGCTCTCGATCCAACCAGATATAAAGACTGGGAAGTTGCCGAACATGCTGAAAAGAGCATGAAAACAGTTTATCAATTAGGAGAGGAGCTCGGATTGGAGAAAGAGGAGCTCCTTCCGCATGGACATTATGTAGCAAAAATCGATTTCGCAAAGGTTTTAAAACGCTTAAAAGATAAACCAGACGGTAAATATATTGATGTTACCGCCATTACTCCCACCCCGCTTGGAGAAGGCAAAAGCACTTCTGCCATGGGATTGGTGTCCGGGCTTGGCAAGCGAGGAAAACGGGTTGTCGGCGCTATCCGTCAACCTTCCGGTGGCCCGACCATGAACATAAAAGGGAGTGCGGCAGGCGGCGGCCTGGCCCAGTGTATCCCTCTTGCTCCGTTTTCATTAGGGCTTACAGGTGATATTAACGCCATCATGAATGCGCATAATCTGGCCATGGTAGCTTTGACAGCCAGGATGCAGCATGAAAACAACTATTCTGACGAGATACTGGCGGAAAAAAATCTGAAACGGCTCGATATTAATCCCAAAAATGTGGAAATGGGATGGATTATCGATTTTTGCGCTCAATCGCTCAGGAATATTATTATAGGCCTTGGCGGAAAAATGGATGGTTTCCCCATGCAGTCTAAATTCGGTATTGCCGTAAGCTCGGAAATAATGGCTATTCTGGCGGTTGCCACCGACCTGAAAGACATGCGTGAGAGGATGGGAAAAATCGTTGTTGCCTATAACAAAAAAGGGGAGCCTGTTACCACGGCAGACCTTGAGGTTGACGGCGCCATGACCGCATGGATGGTGGAAGCGCTCAATCCTAATCTTCTTCAGACCTTAGAAGGGCAGCCGGTATTTGTACACGCGGGACCCTTTGCAAATATTGCAATAGGCCAGTCATCCATTATAGCTGACAGGGTTGGGCTGAAACTTGCGGACTACAATGTTACGGAAAGTGGTTTTGGGGCGGATATCGGATTTGAAAAATTCTGGAATTTAAAATGCCGTTTTAGTGGCTTGAAACCGCATTGCGCTGTGCTTGTAGCGACTATTCGCGCGTTGAAATGTCATGGCGGAGGACCTCCCCTGCCCCCAGGAAAATCAATGGATCCGGCCTACCTTGAGGAGCATGTGGACTGGGTGGAAAAGGGTTGTGAAAATCTGGTTCATCACATAAAAACGGTAAAGAAAGCAGGGATTAACCCAGTGGTCTGCATCAATTCCTTTTACACCGACACCAAGGATGAGATAGCGGCTGTTCGCAGATCCGCAGAGGCCGCAGGCGCCCGCGTTGCCATTTCCGAACACTGGCTTAAAGGTGGTGACGGGGCTCTGGAATTTGCCGATGCAGTTGTTGATGCGTGTGAGGAGGAAAACGATTTCCACTTTCTTTACGATATTGAAACTCCCCTGCGCGCGAAGATTGAATTGATTGCCAAAGAGGTATATGGCGCGGACGGTGTAAGTTATACCCCGGAGGCTGAGTCTAAAGCAAAGAGGATAGAACAGGATCCTGAACTGGCAAATTTGGGAACATGTATGGTCAAAACTCATCTAAGTCTTTCTCATGATCCGGCTAAAAAAGGTGTGCCAACGGAATGGACTCTTCCTGTCCGGGATATCCTGACCTATAAAGGGGCGGGATTCGTGGTGCCGGTAGCGGGGGCAATAAGTCTGATGCCTGGAACAGCTTCTGATCCTGCTTACAGGCGTGTTGATGTAGATGTGGAGACCGGAAAGGTAAAGGGGCTTTTTTAA